Proteins encoded together in one Chloroflexota bacterium window:
- a CDS encoding lamin tail domain-containing protein, whose amino-acid sequence APDSDAAWGTNTGFLTHGHDAHGNPLRGTAKWTNSVNFPTPTPSPTPTPTTPPTPRPPKGQVRISEFLPRPHYDWNGDGHADNGDEFIELVNLGPGAVDLDNWLLDDGEGGSKPYEIPETGLLPGHVVVFFASQTHIRLNDGRDTVRLFTPDGRLVDAVSYRAAAWNLSWCRPDWGWGGITYPCWPTPGGAKNVRYDVAAGRPISAPAGARIPVSGQGVHLAGESPQPRSGELPLWAGRLPFGIGRFRWVWVR is encoded by the coding sequence TGGCGCCCGACAGCGACGCCGCCTGGGGCACCAACACCGGCTTCCTCACCCACGGCCACGATGCCCACGGCAACCCCCTGCGCGGCACTGCCAAATGGACCAACTCGGTCAATTTCCCCACGCCGACACCTTCCCCAACGCCCACACCCACAACGCCGCCCACGCCGCGGCCGCCGAAAGGGCAGGTGCGCATTAGCGAATTCCTTCCCCGCCCGCACTATGACTGGAACGGCGATGGTCACGCCGACAACGGCGACGAATTCATCGAACTGGTCAACCTCGGCCCTGGGGCGGTGGACCTGGACAACTGGCTACTCGACGACGGCGAAGGCGGCTCCAAACCTTACGAAATTCCCGAAACCGGCCTGCTGCCAGGGCATGTGGTGGTGTTTTTCGCCAGCCAAACCCACATTCGCCTGAACGACGGCCGCGATACGGTGCGCCTGTTCACGCCCGACGGCCGGTTGGTCGATGCAGTGAGTTATCGCGCTGCGGCGTGGAACCTCTCATGGTGCCGCCCCGACTGGGGCTGGGGGGGCATCACCTACCCCTGCTGGCCAACGCCGGGCGGGGCGAAGAACGTGCGCTACGATGTTGCCGCGGGCAGGCCCATCAGCGCACCAGCAGGGGCGCGCATTCCCGTTTCCGGGCAGGGGGTGCATCTCGCAGGGGAAAGCCCACAACCCCGCAGCGGGGAACTGCCCCTGTGGGCAGGGCGGCTGCCCTTTGGAATTGGACGCTTCCGTTGGGTTTGGGTGCGGTAG